A window of Cytobacillus sp. FSL H8-0458 genomic DNA:
AAGTATAGGGCGATTCCTCCCAGAAGCATTCCCCACCCGATGATTGTCATCGTTCCCCAGGTCTTAATGAGAGAAACAGGCTGCAATGTGTAAAAGGCAAATCCAAGCGCTGTTAGAAAACCAATCCATAAAGCCTTATTTGATAAAAGGATTTGGTCCAGAGATCCGTTGGTAATAAGCAGAAAAATTCCTGAAAGAGCTGTGACAATGGCCAGTAAATGGATCTTGGCTGGCCATCTTCTCGACTCAATTGCCACATAAATCGTGATCAGCACCGGGCCGGCAAATTGAAACAGGGTTGCTGTAACGGCATTGCTCACCTGAATGGTTTCAATAAAGGCATATTGGCCTCCAAGCATTCCCAAAGCAGCAAAAAGAATAAGCTGTATCCAGTGGCGGGGATGTTTCCATATCGCAAATATTTTTACTTTCCGGCATGATAAGAAAATGAGCGTGAACATGCCTGCCGCAATCAATCTGACAACTAAATAATCGCTGGATGATAAGTGGGTTTCCTGAAAAAACCACTGCAGCATTGGACCAGATAATCCCCACAAAGAAGCTCCGCTTATAATCATGGCCAGTCCTAGCCTGCGTGAATTGCTCATGTTGTGTATCTCCTTACTGTTTTTGTTATTATCATGTATTATAAATAATAACTGATGTTGTTAGAAGGGTCAGATTTTTAATATTTAAGGGGGTCAGGTTAATGTCGGAGTTAACACCAAACCTGGACTTTACGAGCGGTGAGCCACTATACGTGCAATTATATAAATATATTAAAAACGAAATTAAGACAGGCAATCTGACGGTAATGGCAAAGCTCCCTTCCAAAAGAAAATTTGCCAGGTATCTTCAGGTCAGTGAAAACACAATTGAATCTGCTTATGAACAGCTTATGGCTGAAGGATACATCGAATCGAAGGCACGTAAAGGATATTATGTATGTGCAGTTGAGCAATCCGGCTTTTCTTCAGCAAATGAAGAGCCTCTCGCTGAAGAAAAGAAGCATATTGAAGGTAAGTACCTATATCATTTTACTCATTCCGGAGTGGATATTAAGACGTTCCCATTTTCTGTGTTCCGGAAATTAACAAATCAAGTACTGACAAAGGATAATGGCCAGGTTCTATTGCTTGGCCATCCTCAAGGAGAGCTGGAGCTGAGGAACCAGATTGCGAAGTATCTTTATAAATCCAGGGGAGTAAACTGTTCCCCCAGTCAAATCATTCTTGGTTCTGGGACACAATATTTACTGAAAACTTTATTGCAGCTGCTGGATGGAAGTATTTTTGCTGTCGAAAATCCGGGATATCACCGCAAGCTCGTCATCTTTGAAAAAGGAATGGATAATGTGAGGGACATTCCACTTGATGAAGATGGGCTTTTTTTATCAAAGCTGAAAAAGTCAGGAGCAAACATCGTCTTTGTCACTCCCTCCCACCAATTTCCTTGCGGTATGATTATGCCTATTGCCAGAAGGATGCAGCTTTTGAAATGGGCAAAGGAAAAGCCTGGCCGATATATCATTGAAGATGATTATGACAGTGAATTCCGCTACACAGGCAAGCCGATTCCTGCCCTGCAGGGATTGGATAAGGATGAAAAAGTAATTTATATGGGCACATTTTCAAAAGCCCTGCTTCCCTCTTTAAGGATTAGTTATATGGTCCTTCCAAGGCCTTTGCTGAAGATTTATCAGGAAGATTACTTCTTTTATGCCCAAACTGTTTCACGGACAGATCAGGAGATTTTAATAAGATTTCTTGAGGAGGATTACTGGGATAAGCATATCCAGAAAATGAGGGTCGTTTATCGTAAAAAACGCGACAGTCTCATGGCAGCTATTTCTAAGTATTTTCCTCCTTGTTCTGAAGTTATCGGACAGGATTCAGGTTTGCACATATTACTTCGGCCAAATAATGAAATGAATGAACAGCAGCTGATCAGGAAAGCTTTAGAGGCAGGAATAAAAATTTATCCCGTATCTCAATTTGGAGAAAATGACGGTCACACTGTATTGCTTGGTTTTGCCTTACTATCCGAAGAAGAGATATTTGAAGCAATAAGTGTGTTGGCCAGGGCATGGTTTGAATTGTAAAACCAGAAAAGTGGTGATTTAACATTCGCAGCTTATCAAGAACTATAATGTGGAGAACATTTACAGATTTCTAAAGTAGTTATTAATGCTCATTTTACCAAGTAAAGCGAAC
This region includes:
- a CDS encoding DMT family transporter, which gives rise to MSNSRRLGLAMIISGASLWGLSGPMLQWFFQETHLSSSDYLVVRLIAAGMFTLIFLSCRKVKIFAIWKHPRHWIQLILFAALGMLGGQYAFIETIQVSNAVTATLFQFAGPVLITIYVAIESRRWPAKIHLLAIVTALSGIFLLITNGSLDQILLSNKALWIGFLTALGFAFYTLQPVSLIKTWGTMTIIGWGMLLGGIALYLLMPSFSFANMAGALNFGTLSMLISIIVISTLSFLLYIGSLKYLSPTETSLLSSIEPLVAALISFLWLNETFGSYQLLGGVFILAGVLFLSMKEKEEEVIILQQKGA
- the pdxR gene encoding MocR-like pyridoxine biosynthesis transcription factor PdxR, giving the protein MSELTPNLDFTSGEPLYVQLYKYIKNEIKTGNLTVMAKLPSKRKFARYLQVSENTIESAYEQLMAEGYIESKARKGYYVCAVEQSGFSSANEEPLAEEKKHIEGKYLYHFTHSGVDIKTFPFSVFRKLTNQVLTKDNGQVLLLGHPQGELELRNQIAKYLYKSRGVNCSPSQIILGSGTQYLLKTLLQLLDGSIFAVENPGYHRKLVIFEKGMDNVRDIPLDEDGLFLSKLKKSGANIVFVTPSHQFPCGMIMPIARRMQLLKWAKEKPGRYIIEDDYDSEFRYTGKPIPALQGLDKDEKVIYMGTFSKALLPSLRISYMVLPRPLLKIYQEDYFFYAQTVSRTDQEILIRFLEEDYWDKHIQKMRVVYRKKRDSLMAAISKYFPPCSEVIGQDSGLHILLRPNNEMNEQQLIRKALEAGIKIYPVSQFGENDGHTVLLGFALLSEEEIFEAISVLARAWFEL